Genomic DNA from Felis catus isolate Fca126 chromosome E3, F.catus_Fca126_mat1.0, whole genome shotgun sequence:
ccccccccccccacaggagGCCACTCACCCAAACACAAAAAGACCTGTACACAGCAGCCAGGTGAGAACCCCTGGGACCGGGGTGGTCACTGTTATGATGCGGTTCCCACAGTAGTGGCATATGGACTGTACCGGGATGGCAGGGCCCATCCTAGGCATTCTGGTGAAcagagctgggggcggggggtggggggccgggggcgcggCGCAGCTCAGACCGTGGCCCTCTCCTGGCACTCCTGCAGCCTCTCCGTGCTCCCCTGCACGCCCAAGACCCCAGGGTGGGCTCCAGCTCCCTCTCCCTACCCcgtttcccccacccctgctcctgctGGCCTGCAGGGCTCAGGGGCCTCTCGCTGGTCAGGAGAGACCCAGGGAATTTGGAAGCATCTCTAGGTTTAAACTGGGCCCCTTCAGCTCAGTGAGCTACCCAGGATAGCATACTCATCGAGCCCCTTTAAGGGGCGTCTGTTGGATGCTCTCAGTCAAAAGCTTTGATGCCCTGGTGAAGACGATACAATCCAGAATCTACCTGCTGGCGTTCTTGTGTCGTCCTCTCGCGTTTGCACAGCGGGGCCAAAAAATGTGTTTAGCTATTTAAGCCCTGCAACCACGTCCGCAGTCTCGGGTGTGCGGAGAAAGGGGGGCTTGGGTGGTGGCTGAGTTTGtggttaagaaaacaattcccgTGAGCTTTAGTGTCCTGGCCAAAGGCTCAGGGTCTGGTCTGCAGCGGTGAGGAGGGGCTTAGGGCTCTGGGGTCCCGGGTGGGTGAGGGGTGCTGGGATTTGGAATGGACGGAGACCCGATGTGCGGGATGCAGAATCCCCGGTTTGGAACAGAGCTAAGGAAAGCGCTGTGGCTAGAATGGGTGTCCCTACGGGCCTTTCCATTCTGCCCACTGGGAATGTGCAGAACAACCCTGCAGCTCCTGACCCTTTGAGACCTTTCTCGAGTATTCTGCATTCCTTAACGGGCTTGTGTAAAAACCCCCTGAAGCCCAGGCCCTACCCTGGGCAGGGGCCACCTTCCGCTTCTCTGGCTGCGGCCGGGGGCTCGCACTGCGGAGTCCAGGAGGTTTGCCCCATAAGCCTGCCCTGAGCGCCCACTGCAGACCAGCCCCTGCGCCACTCATTCATGTTGGAGAGGAGGGGCTACGGCCAGCCCTGGGGGGTCACACGGCTCCCGGGGGGCAGCGGAGAAGGACTTTCAGAGGAGGTGCTGTTGGGGCAGAGTCTCGAAGAGTGGGGCAGGGCAGCCTGAGCCCAGGAAAACCgaaggggaaggaacagaggTACTCACCCGGGTGAATGGCCGGGGGGCCTTGGACATATATTGGAGAAGGCCCTTGAACTCTTGGAGGCCAAggaccaggaggaggagggggacgaGGACGAGGAGGCTCTtcgggagagaggaaggaaacacaGCCTCAGACCCAAAGTCCCGCCACTTGCCAGGCGCTGAGCTGA
This window encodes:
- the LITAFD gene encoding lITAF domain-containing protein isoform X1, with translation MGTPDMRSAAQSLEPAAAGIPLLEQNTSRTPRWNHPQEPPRPRPPPPPGPWPPRVQGPSPIYVQGPPAIHPALFTRMPRMGPAIPVQSICHYCGNRIITVTTPVPGVLTWLLCTGLFVFGCFLGCCFLPFCMDSLMDVKHTCPVCHQELFCYHRL
- the LITAFD gene encoding lITAF domain-containing protein isoform X3, with product MGTPDMRSAAQSLEPAAAGIPLLEQNTSRTPRWNHPQEPPRPRPPPPPGPWPPRVQGPSPIYVQGPPAIHPALFTRMPRMGPAIPVQSICHYCGNRIITVTTPVPGVLTWLLCTGASWAAASSPSVWTA
- the LITAFD gene encoding lITAF domain-containing protein isoform X2, which produces MGTPDMRSAAQSLEPAAAGIPLLEQNTSRTPRWNHPQEPPRPRPPPPPGPWPPRVQGPSPIYVQGPPAIHPALFTRMPRMGPAIPVQSICHYCGNRIITVTTPVPGVLTWLLCTGLFVFGLMDVKHTCPVCHQELFCYHRL